A window of Fusarium falciforme chromosome 1, complete sequence genomic DNA:
GTCCCGGCTCTAGGTTCAACCCATGAGCACACTGACTTGTGGCGTTCGACAAACTCCTTCACCAGCTTTGCGTTGGTCCTTGCCAGTGTCATATTGCGTTCGACCAGCGACGGCCGGACAGCCGGCGAGAGAGCGTAGCTTGCAATCTGGTCGTCTATCTGAGAGACACTGATAGTGGTGTAGTCGCGTGCCGACATGATGGCAGAGATGATGGACTTGTCTCTGCTGGCAATCCATCCCACTCGGATGCCGGCCAACGCATACCCCTTGGACATGGATCCAGTAACAACAGTCCTCTGGTATCCGAGTGTGGTTGCCGGAAGCGGTATTTCGATTTCTCCCAGGGCCCCGCCGTGGAAGAGGGGGCGGTAGACCTCATcggagaagaggatgatACCCTTTTCTTCCGCCACGCGTGCAATGCGCTGCACGATGTCGGTCGAGATCGGGGCTCCTGTGGGGTTGTTAGGGTTATTGATGATGATCATCTGGTAGCTTCGTCAGCTTTGCCTCCAGGACTTTCCGGTGTTCTTCACTCATACCTTGGTGTTCTCCTTGGTCAGGCTGGTCAACTCGTCGACATTGGGGACAAAACCCTCCTCCGCACGCAGCTTCCACAGCGTGACTTCAGCACCGACACTTCGGGGAACATCGTAGAGTTGCTGGTAAGTTGGGTAGACACAGACCACATGGTCTCCAGGTCCTACGAGGGTGTAGAGGGACAGAAAGTTGGCACCGATCGCGCCTTGAGTGATGACAACGTCCTCGGCCGCCAGCTGCGTCTCCTCGGTGCTGCAGTGAGCAGCAATTCGCTCCCTCAGCGTCCGAGTTCCGGGGATAGGCCCGTAGGTGAGCTTGATGCTGGTATCGATAGGGCCTGGAGCCGCTGGGTCCTTTGACAGACCAACTAGGTCGTCAATGGATACAGAAGCGGCGCATGTCTCGGCAATGTTGAGGACGTCTGGCGTCGTCTCATACTTGTCCATCCATTGCTCAACGGCGAAGGGGGTAATGCGAACCATGATTGCtatgatgttgttgatcttTGTCTGAATCTACAGCCTCAGTTCAACTTGATCTGGGCTTCGATGTGAGTCTTGATATAGATATCCATTAGCAGATGTGTGGAGCAGATGCAAGCCCCGCCTTCAGACGCCTTTGGGCTTGTCATTCCATGAGTCCAGCGTCACTTAGACACGGAATTATCTCCAGGATGACAGATCTTGGGCTGAATCGTGTCAAACCAAACCCTCATCTCCTTACAAGGCGCGCCTTTGCGCGCCCTTCCTATTGTTGCAAATCAATGCTTGAAGGCTGATTGCTGGCAGCTTCTCCACAACCATAAGCACCCCTGCTGAATGGAGTATGGATCCGGGGGATGGCGCTGCCAATCATGCCTCCACGCGTGGAGCTCTACTCGGAGTTTCTTGCCTCTGGTACTGCGACCTTTCTCGGGGTTGCTTTCCTAGGGGTTCAAAGTCACTCGCCTTGTCATATAGGCCCTACACACGCGTATGGAGTTTTCGCTGTATTCAAGCCTTCCGCATTTCTGTATTATCTCATCGTCTCAACCTTTCGTTATCAGGCGAGTCGAGGAAATCACCACCGCTCTCCACGTACAATCGTAGTGCCAGTGCTCCGTCCCAGCCGTGTTTCTCTCGGCCCGCCTAGTTATATATGCCCACAGTCTACCGCTTTACCCTCTGGGAGGTCAAGGACTAACCAATGTTGCATGGTACGCATACGTGGCCGTCATGAGTTTATGCTGAGAGGGCGTTATCTGTTGGTACACTTGAAATCGTTACTTTATGGTTGTTTGTTACTGTAAATGCGCACTTCCACCAATCCTCTATTAAAACACTTAGGTCTCACGAAGCACGAAGATAAACCCCCAAACCCAACCAATGTGATCCTACATGCATAGCGAACACTATAAGCTTGACTCAAATATGTATGGTAATACTCTGATACGGGTTGCGGCTAGAAAGACGCGGTAGAATAGGGCGTAATGACGAATATAGGGTAAGGAAACGGCGAGGATAACAAGCC
This region includes:
- a CDS encoding Aminotran-1-2 domain-containing protein gives rise to the protein MVRITPFAVEQWMDKYETTPDVLNIAETCAASVSIDDLVGLSKDPAAPGPIDTSIKLTYGPIPGTRTLRERIAAHCSTEETQLAAEDVVITQGAIGANFLSLYTLVGPGDHVVCVYPTYQQLYDVPRSVGAEVTLWKLRAEEGFVPNVDELTSLTKENTKMIIINNPNNPTGAPISTDIVQRIARVAEEKGIILFSDEVYRPLFHGGALGEIEIPLPATTLGYQRTVVTGSMSKGYALAGIRVGWIASRDKSIISAIMSARDYTTISVSQIDDQIASYALSPAVRPSLVERNMTLARTNAKLVKEFVERHKSVCSWVEPRAGTTAFIRFTKNGEPVNDVEFCLDLLDKTKILFCAGSRCFGGDEDFKGYVRMGYVCETEVLVEGLKRLGDYIDNNLS